Proteins from a genomic interval of Ralstonia wenshanensis:
- a CDS encoding lipase family alpha/beta hydrolase has translation MSQTSLLHALYGSARSFLRTHAAAAVLATSALTLGAAVPAQAASTYAATKYPIVLVHGLSGTSKFLGVVDYWYQIPEDLRANGANVYVADVSAFNDETVRGEQLVSQIRSVLATTGAAKVNLIGHSQGGLTSRYAAAVVPDLVASVTTIGTPHKGSEFADFVESTPAPFQALVNLGADVFGSVLGWFNGNSNPQNGFAALHILSTSGAADFNKAFPSAGLASGCNTGSATDVRNGNVQKLYSWTGRSTATNLLDLFDPVLVFSGGVMQARGSGTNDGLVSVCSAKFGQVLSTDYAWNHLDEVNQLLGLIGWGAADPVAVIRTQANRLKTAGL, from the coding sequence ATGTCACAGACTTCCCTGCTCCATGCTCTGTATGGATCAGCGCGCAGCTTCCTGCGCACGCACGCTGCAGCCGCCGTCTTGGCCACATCCGCCCTCACCCTGGGTGCCGCTGTGCCGGCCCAGGCCGCCAGCACCTATGCCGCAACCAAGTACCCGATCGTGCTGGTGCATGGCCTGTCGGGCACCAGCAAGTTCCTCGGCGTGGTCGACTACTGGTACCAGATCCCTGAAGACCTGCGCGCCAATGGCGCCAATGTCTACGTGGCTGACGTATCCGCCTTCAACGATGAAACCGTGCGCGGCGAACAGCTTGTCAGCCAGATCCGCAGCGTGCTCGCCACCACGGGCGCGGCCAAGGTCAACCTCATTGGACACAGCCAGGGCGGGCTGACCTCGCGCTATGCGGCGGCCGTCGTACCGGACCTCGTGGCCTCCGTCACCACCATCGGCACGCCCCACAAGGGATCGGAGTTTGCGGACTTCGTGGAGTCGACACCGGCCCCGTTCCAGGCGCTCGTGAACCTCGGCGCCGATGTATTCGGCTCGGTGCTCGGCTGGTTCAACGGCAACAGCAATCCGCAGAATGGATTTGCGGCGCTGCACATTCTGTCGACGTCGGGCGCGGCTGATTTCAACAAGGCGTTCCCCAGCGCCGGGCTGGCGAGCGGATGCAACACCGGCAGCGCCACCGACGTGCGCAACGGCAACGTGCAGAAGCTGTATTCGTGGACGGGCCGCTCCACCGCCACCAACCTCCTCGACCTGTTTGATCCGGTGCTGGTGTTCAGCGGCGGCGTCATGCAGGCACGGGGGTCGGGAACCAACGATGGGCTCGTCTCCGTGTGCAGCGCGAAGTTCGGGCAGGTCTTGTCGACGGATTACGCCTGGAACCACCTGGATGAGGTCAACCAGCTGCTCGGCCTGATCGGCTGGGGCGCGGCCGACCCGGTTGCAGTGATCCGCACGCAAGCCAATCGACTGAAGACGGCCGGTCTCTAA
- a CDS encoding tripartite tricarboxylate transporter permease, translated as MDLFANLALGFSTALSIQNLIYAFIGCVLGTLIGVLPGLGPIATIAMLLPATYALPPVAALIMLAGIYYGAQYGGSTTAILVNLPGESSSVVTTIDGYQMARRGRAGVALATAGLGSFFAGCVATLVLAAFATPLSEFAFNFGPAEYFALMVLGLIGAVVLASGSLVKAIAMIVLGLLLGLVGTDVNSGTARYSFDVPELADGLNFVSVAMGVFGFAEIIANLEQKEHRETFVEHVRNLWPSREDFKRMIPAVLRGTALGSVLGILPGGGATLASFASYSLEKKTSKYSHEFGKGAIEGVAGPESANNAAAQTSFIPLLTLGIPPNAVMALMVGAMTIHNIQPGPQVMTSNPALFWGLIASMWIGNLMLIVLNLPMIGVWVRLLKVPYRFLYPAILVFCCIGVYSVSNTTFDIFQTALFGLIGYMFVKLRCEPAPMLLGFVLGPMMEENFRRALLLSRGDFSTFVTRPLSLGLLIAAGILVLLVALPAINRKREEAFQEE; from the coding sequence ATGGATCTCTTTGCCAATCTCGCGCTCGGTTTCTCCACCGCGCTCTCCATACAGAACCTGATCTACGCGTTCATCGGCTGCGTGCTCGGTACGCTGATCGGCGTGTTGCCGGGCCTTGGCCCCATCGCCACGATTGCGATGCTGCTGCCCGCCACATACGCACTGCCGCCCGTGGCCGCGCTGATCATGTTGGCCGGCATTTACTACGGCGCGCAGTACGGCGGCTCCACCACGGCCATCCTCGTCAATCTGCCGGGCGAATCCTCGTCTGTCGTCACAACCATTGACGGCTATCAGATGGCCCGGCGCGGGCGGGCCGGCGTGGCGCTGGCAACCGCCGGCCTCGGCTCGTTCTTCGCTGGCTGCGTGGCCACGCTGGTGCTGGCGGCGTTTGCCACGCCGCTGTCCGAATTCGCGTTCAACTTCGGTCCGGCCGAGTATTTCGCGCTGATGGTGCTGGGCCTGATCGGCGCGGTGGTGCTGGCTTCCGGCTCGCTCGTCAAGGCAATAGCGATGATCGTGTTGGGCTTGCTGCTCGGCCTGGTCGGCACCGATGTGAACTCGGGCACCGCGCGGTATTCGTTCGACGTGCCGGAGCTGGCCGACGGTCTGAACTTCGTGTCGGTGGCGATGGGCGTGTTTGGCTTTGCCGAGATCATCGCCAACCTCGAACAGAAGGAGCACCGCGAAACCTTTGTCGAGCACGTGCGCAACCTCTGGCCCAGCCGCGAAGACTTCAAGCGCATGATCCCGGCCGTGCTGCGCGGCACGGCGCTCGGGTCGGTGCTGGGCATCCTGCCCGGCGGCGGCGCGACGCTGGCCTCGTTCGCATCGTATTCGCTGGAAAAGAAGACGTCGAAGTATTCACACGAGTTCGGCAAGGGCGCCATCGAGGGCGTGGCCGGCCCGGAATCGGCCAACAACGCGGCCGCGCAGACATCGTTCATCCCGCTGCTCACGCTGGGCATTCCGCCCAATGCGGTGATGGCACTGATGGTGGGCGCGATGACCATCCACAACATCCAGCCCGGCCCGCAGGTGATGACCAGCAACCCCGCGCTGTTCTGGGGCCTGATCGCCTCGATGTGGATCGGCAACCTGATGCTGATCGTGCTGAACCTGCCGATGATCGGCGTGTGGGTGCGCCTGTTGAAGGTGCCGTATCGCTTCCTGTATCCGGCCATTCTGGTGTTCTGCTGCATCGGCGTGTATTCGGTGTCGAACACGACATTCGATATCTTCCAGACGGCGCTCTTCGGCTTGATCGGCTACATGTTCGTCAAGCTGCGCTGTGAACCGGCACCCATGCTGCTCGGTTTTGTGCTGGGGCCGATGATGGAAGAAAACTTCCGCCGCGCGCTGCTGCTCTCGCGTGGGGATTTCTCCACGTTCGTCACGCGGCCGCTGTCGCTTGGGCTGCTGATTGCGGCGGGCATCCTGGTCTTGCTGGTGGCGCTGCCGGCCATCAACAGAAAACGCGAGGAAGCGTTTCAAGAGGAATAA
- a CDS encoding tripartite tricarboxylate transporter TctB family protein: MFIVAGAAFAILARSYRMGTAGSMGPGYFPFWLGVVLVLLGVVVVVQSLSRKGVADRIPRWDVKTLLWVLGSVVLFGLLLQPLGLVLSIVVLVLVSSMASHEFTLKGAAGTAIVMVVMSLGAFVYGLKLQFPVWPAFIGN; this comes from the coding sequence ATGTTCATCGTCGCTGGTGCGGCGTTTGCCATTCTGGCGCGCAGCTACCGCATGGGTACGGCAGGCAGCATGGGCCCGGGCTACTTCCCGTTCTGGCTGGGCGTGGTGCTCGTGCTGCTGGGCGTGGTCGTGGTCGTGCAATCGTTGTCGCGCAAGGGTGTGGCCGATCGCATTCCGCGCTGGGACGTCAAGACGCTGCTGTGGGTGCTCGGCTCCGTGGTGCTGTTCGGGCTGTTGCTGCAACCGCTTGGGCTGGTCCTATCCATTGTGGTGCTCGTGCTGGTCTCCAGCATGGCGAGCCACGAGTTCACGCTCAAGGGCGCCGCCGGTACGGCCATCGTGATGGTGGTGATGAGCCTCGGGGCCTTCGTCTACGGGCTCAAGCTGCAGTTTCCGGTGTGGCCTGCCTTCATCGGCAATTGA
- a CDS encoding DUF2214 family protein, which translates to MWLDALLAYLHYISIFTLIVFLTAEAVVLRPDMTPETCKRLARYDAVFGFAALAVLITGLLRVFYGAKGYAFYVHNPVFHVKVGLFILIGLMSIIPTVTILRWKKQGKTLPNFVPTPAEIAKTRRWVMIESHLIIFIPLAAVLMARGIGM; encoded by the coding sequence ATGTGGCTTGATGCGTTGCTGGCCTACCTGCATTACATATCGATCTTCACGCTGATCGTCTTTCTCACCGCCGAGGCCGTGGTGCTGCGCCCGGACATGACGCCCGAGACGTGCAAGCGCCTGGCGCGCTATGACGCCGTGTTCGGCTTTGCCGCCCTCGCGGTGTTGATCACGGGGTTGCTGCGCGTGTTCTACGGCGCCAAAGGCTACGCGTTCTACGTCCACAACCCGGTATTCCACGTCAAGGTTGGCCTGTTCATCCTGATCGGGCTGATGTCGATCATTCCGACTGTCACGATCCTGCGATGGAAGAAGCAGGGCAAGACGCTGCCCAACTTCGTACCCACGCCCGCGGAAATTGCCAAGACGCGGCGTTGGGTCATGATCGAGTCGCACCTGATCATCTTCATTCCGCTGGCGGCTGTGTTGATGGCACGCGGCATCGGCATGTAA
- a CDS encoding CaiB/BaiF CoA transferase family protein, with protein sequence MGALSHLRVLDLTRVLAGPWCAQNLADFGADVIKVERPGAGDDTRTWGPPWLQDESGNNTAEAAYYLAANRNKRSITVDISTPEGQDIVRQLAAHADVVLENYKVGQLKKYGLDYASLKAVKPDLIYCSITGFGQTGPYAARAGYDFIVQGMGGFMSLTGERDDLPGGGPQKAGVAISDLMTGMYATVAVLAALAHRDRTGEGQYIDMALLDVQVAMLANMNTNYLASGQAPKRWGNAHPNIVPYQTFQASNGWIIVAVGNDGQFRRFVDAGGMPELADDPRFATNPQRVANRDVLVPILAEMVKRFSKGEWIDKLEAAGVPCGPINSLDEVFDNEQVQARGLRVDLPHPSAGKVKLVGSPVKMSATPPKAASHPPLLGEHTDAVLRDVLDFSPEQIEALRVQGVI encoded by the coding sequence ATGGGCGCTCTGAGCCATCTTCGTGTTCTCGACCTGACCCGCGTGCTTGCCGGCCCCTGGTGCGCGCAGAATCTTGCCGATTTCGGCGCCGACGTCATCAAGGTAGAACGCCCCGGCGCCGGCGACGACACGCGCACATGGGGGCCGCCGTGGCTCCAGGACGAGTCGGGCAACAACACCGCCGAAGCCGCCTATTACCTGGCCGCCAACCGCAACAAGCGCTCGATCACCGTCGACATCAGCACGCCCGAGGGCCAGGACATCGTGCGCCAACTCGCCGCGCATGCGGATGTGGTGCTCGAGAACTACAAGGTCGGCCAGCTCAAGAAATACGGGCTCGACTACGCATCGCTCAAGGCGGTGAAACCGGACCTCATCTACTGCTCCATCACGGGCTTCGGCCAGACCGGCCCCTACGCCGCGCGCGCCGGCTACGACTTCATCGTGCAAGGCATGGGCGGCTTCATGAGCCTGACCGGCGAGCGCGACGACCTGCCCGGAGGCGGCCCGCAGAAGGCCGGCGTGGCCATTTCGGATTTGATGACCGGCATGTACGCCACCGTGGCCGTGCTGGCCGCTCTTGCCCATCGGGACCGCACCGGCGAGGGCCAGTACATCGACATGGCGTTGCTCGACGTGCAGGTCGCCATGCTGGCCAACATGAACACCAACTACCTCGCCAGCGGTCAGGCGCCCAAGCGCTGGGGCAACGCGCACCCGAACATCGTGCCGTATCAGACGTTCCAGGCGTCCAATGGCTGGATCATCGTGGCGGTCGGCAATGACGGGCAGTTCCGCCGCTTTGTGGATGCCGGCGGCATGCCCGAGCTGGCTGACGACCCGCGCTTTGCCACCAACCCGCAGCGCGTGGCCAACCGCGACGTGCTGGTGCCGATCCTGGCCGAGATGGTCAAGCGCTTCAGCAAAGGCGAATGGATCGACAAGCTCGAAGCCGCCGGCGTGCCGTGCGGCCCGATCAACTCGCTCGACGAGGTGTTCGACAACGAGCAGGTACAGGCGCGCGGCCTGCGCGTCGACCTGCCTCACCCGAGCGCCGGTAAGGTCAAGCTGGTCGGCAGCCCGGTCAAGATGAGCGCGACGCCGCCCAAGGCCGCGAGCCACCCGCCGCTGCTGGGCGAGCACACCGACGCCGTGCTGCGCGACGTGCTCGACTTCTCGCCCGAGCAGATCGAAGCCCTGCGCGTGCAAGGCGTCATCTAA
- the alaS gene encoding alanine--tRNA ligase, whose translation MKASDIRQKFLTFFEGKGHTVVRSSPLVPGNDPTLLFTNSGMVQFKDVFLGTDKRPYVRAASVQRCLRAGGKHNDLENVGYTARHHTFFEMLGNWSFGDYFKRDALVWAWELLTQEYKLPADKLWATVYQTDDEAYDIWTKVIGLPPERVVRIGDNKGAPYASDNFWQMAETGPCGPCSEIFYDHGPDVWGGPPGSPEADGDRYIEIWNNVFMQFDRQLDPATGEYTLTPLPAPCVDTGMGMERLAAILQHVHSNYEIDLFQALIAAAARETHTKDLANNSLRVIADHIRACSFLIVDGVIPGNEGRGYVLRRIIRRAIRHGYKLGCRAAFFHKLVDDLVAQMGEAYPELREARDRVVEVLRTEEARFFETIEHGMSILDGALGELKANGGKMLDGELAFKLHDTFGFPLDLTQDVCRENDVIVDEAAFDAAMNRQREQARAAGKFKMAAGTLDYTGDKTTFHGYDQLVRETARVTALFVDGASVQEMHPGQTGVVVLDHTPFYAESGGQVGDQGTLKAATVWFDVADTLKVQPEVFGHHGELRTGVLKVGDAVAAEVDAVRRARTMRNHSATHLMHKALREVLGSHVQQKGSLVDAEKTRFDFSHNAPMTPLQIREVEARVNAEIFANAATSAQLMGFDDAVKNGAMALFGEKYGDEVRVLSIGSSKELCGGTHVARTGDIGLFKIVSESGVAAGIRRVEAITGDNVLHYLQTLDTRINEAAAALRAQPSELTQRIVQVQDQVKTLEKELERLKSKLAASQGDELVSQAVDVAGIKVLAAKLDGADAKTLRETMDKLKDKLQTAAIVLGSVTDGKVALIAGVTADATAKVKAGELVNFVAQQVGGKGGGRPDMAQAGGTEPDNLPQALAGVAAWVQQKV comes from the coding sequence ATGAAAGCCTCCGATATCCGCCAAAAATTCCTGACCTTCTTTGAGGGCAAGGGCCACACCGTGGTGCGCTCCTCGCCGCTGGTGCCGGGCAACGACCCGACGCTGCTGTTCACCAACTCCGGCATGGTGCAGTTCAAGGATGTCTTCCTTGGTACCGACAAGCGCCCGTACGTGCGTGCGGCTTCCGTGCAGCGCTGCCTGCGCGCCGGCGGCAAGCACAACGACCTGGAAAACGTCGGCTACACCGCGCGCCACCACACGTTCTTCGAAATGCTCGGCAACTGGTCGTTCGGCGACTACTTCAAGCGCGACGCACTCGTGTGGGCGTGGGAGCTGCTGACGCAGGAATACAAGCTGCCGGCCGACAAGCTGTGGGCCACCGTCTACCAGACCGACGATGAGGCCTACGACATCTGGACCAAGGTCATCGGCCTGCCGCCCGAGCGCGTCGTGCGCATCGGCGACAACAAGGGCGCGCCGTACGCCTCCGACAACTTCTGGCAGATGGCCGAAACCGGCCCGTGCGGCCCGTGCTCGGAAATCTTCTACGACCACGGCCCGGACGTATGGGGCGGCCCCCCGGGAAGCCCGGAAGCCGACGGCGACCGCTACATCGAAATCTGGAACAACGTGTTCATGCAGTTCGATCGCCAGCTCGATCCGGCGACCGGCGAATACACGCTGACCCCGTTGCCCGCGCCGTGCGTCGACACCGGTATGGGCATGGAGCGTCTGGCTGCGATCCTGCAGCACGTGCACAGCAACTACGAGATCGACCTGTTCCAGGCGCTCATCGCCGCCGCCGCGCGCGAGACCCACACCAAGGATCTGGCCAACAACTCGCTGCGCGTGATTGCCGACCACATCCGCGCGTGCTCGTTCCTGATTGTCGACGGCGTGATTCCGGGCAATGAAGGCCGCGGGTATGTGCTGCGCCGGATCATCCGCCGCGCCATCCGCCACGGTTACAAGCTCGGCTGCCGCGCAGCGTTCTTCCACAAGCTCGTGGACGACCTCGTCGCGCAGATGGGCGAAGCCTATCCGGAATTGCGCGAGGCACGCGACCGCGTGGTCGAGGTGCTGCGCACCGAAGAGGCCCGCTTCTTCGAGACCATCGAGCACGGCATGTCGATCCTCGACGGCGCGCTGGGCGAGCTCAAGGCGAACGGCGGCAAGATGCTCGACGGCGAACTCGCCTTCAAGCTGCACGACACCTTCGGTTTCCCGCTGGACCTGACGCAAGACGTCTGCCGCGAGAACGACGTGATCGTCGACGAAGCCGCCTTTGACGCCGCCATGAACCGCCAGCGCGAGCAGGCACGCGCGGCAGGCAAGTTCAAGATGGCTGCCGGCACGCTCGACTACACCGGCGACAAGACCACCTTCCACGGCTACGACCAACTCGTGCGCGAAACCGCGCGTGTGACGGCGCTGTTTGTGGATGGCGCATCAGTGCAGGAAATGCACCCGGGCCAGACCGGCGTCGTGGTGCTGGACCACACCCCGTTCTATGCGGAATCGGGCGGCCAGGTTGGCGACCAGGGCACGCTCAAGGCCGCGACCGTCTGGTTTGACGTGGCCGACACGCTCAAGGTGCAGCCGGAAGTGTTCGGCCATCACGGCGAGCTGCGCACCGGCGTGCTCAAGGTTGGCGACGCCGTGGCGGCGGAAGTGGACGCGGTGCGCCGCGCGCGCACCATGCGCAACCACTCGGCGACGCACCTGATGCACAAGGCGCTGCGTGAAGTGCTGGGCAGCCACGTGCAGCAGAAGGGCTCGCTGGTCGATGCGGAAAAGACGCGCTTCGACTTCTCGCACAACGCGCCGATGACGCCGCTGCAGATTCGCGAAGTGGAAGCGCGCGTCAACGCAGAAATTTTTGCCAACGCGGCCACGAGCGCCCAGCTCATGGGCTTTGACGACGCGGTCAAGAACGGCGCGATGGCGCTCTTTGGCGAGAAGTACGGCGACGAAGTGCGCGTGCTGTCGATCGGTTCGTCGAAGGAGCTGTGTGGCGGCACGCACGTGGCGCGCACGGGCGACATCGGCCTGTTCAAGATCGTGAGCGAGTCGGGCGTGGCAGCGGGCATCCGCCGTGTGGAAGCGATTACCGGCGACAACGTGCTGCACTACCTGCAGACGCTCGATACGCGCATCAACGAAGCGGCCGCCGCACTGCGCGCGCAGCCGTCGGAATTGACGCAGCGCATCGTGCAGGTGCAGGACCAGGTCAAGACGCTCGAGAAGGAACTGGAGCGCCTGAAGTCGAAGCTGGCCGCCAGCCAGGGCGACGAGCTCGTGAGCCAGGCCGTGGACGTTGCGGGCATCAAGGTGCTGGCTGCCAAGCTGGACGGCGCCGATGCCAAGACGCTGCGCGAAACCATGGACAAGCTCAAGGACAAGCTGCAGACCGCGGCCATCGTGCTGGGCAGCGTGACCGACGGCAAGGTGGCGCTCATTGCCGGCGTGACGGCTGACGCCACGGCCAAGGTCAAGGCCGGCGAGCTGGTCAACTTTGTCGCCCAGCAGGTCGGCGGCAAGGGCGGCGGCCGCCCGGACATGGCGCAGGCCGGCGGTACGGAGCCGGATAACCTTCCGCAGGCGCTGGCTGGTGTGGCAGCGTGGGTGCAGCAGAAGGTGTGA
- a CDS encoding purine-nucleoside phosphorylase, translating to MSVLSDKVDAPPPQPPHRLLGRKGKRLARAVAVGALLAAGVGASTQPVAQLAPESHARKVKVLIISMFAPEAQPWIDKLGLTQDVPVPGLSIDYPNVHCNASDVCQLTTGMGKANAASSVSALIYSGKFDLQRTYFLVAGIAGIDPSQGTLGSAAWARFLVDSDIAWEIDAREVPASWPNGFIGINTQGPGQKPPLDYKTEVFRVNEALLQKALALSKGAVLDDNATARAYRANYPSAPANQPPSVVQCDTAAGNTYWHGAKLGEREAAWVKLLTDGQGTYCTTQQEDNATFEALTRGAKAGMLDLQRVAVLRTASNFDRPYPGQTPYDSLVNSNSGGFVPSLNNLYLAGGPLVNEIVTRWSVWKHGVPSP from the coding sequence ATGAGCGTCCTATCTGACAAGGTCGACGCCCCGCCACCGCAGCCGCCGCATCGGCTGCTCGGGCGCAAAGGCAAACGATTGGCGCGTGCCGTCGCGGTTGGCGCCTTGCTGGCGGCCGGCGTCGGTGCATCGACACAACCGGTTGCGCAACTTGCGCCCGAGTCGCACGCGCGCAAGGTCAAGGTGCTGATCATCAGCATGTTCGCGCCCGAGGCGCAGCCGTGGATCGACAAGCTGGGCCTGACGCAAGACGTGCCGGTGCCGGGCCTCTCCATCGATTATCCGAACGTGCATTGCAACGCCAGCGACGTCTGCCAGCTCACCACCGGCATGGGCAAGGCGAATGCTGCGTCGTCGGTGTCGGCGCTGATCTACAGCGGCAAGTTCGATCTGCAGCGCACGTATTTCCTGGTGGCGGGCATTGCGGGGATCGACCCGTCGCAGGGCACGCTCGGCAGCGCCGCGTGGGCGCGCTTCCTGGTCGACAGCGACATCGCGTGGGAGATCGATGCGCGCGAGGTGCCCGCCAGTTGGCCCAACGGCTTCATCGGCATCAATACGCAGGGCCCGGGGCAGAAACCGCCGCTGGATTACAAGACCGAAGTGTTTCGCGTGAACGAGGCGCTGCTGCAGAAGGCGCTGGCGCTTTCCAAGGGCGCGGTGCTGGACGACAACGCCACCGCGCGGGCCTACCGCGCCAACTACCCGAGCGCACCGGCCAACCAGCCGCCCTCCGTCGTGCAATGCGACACCGCTGCCGGCAACACGTACTGGCACGGCGCCAAGCTGGGCGAGCGTGAAGCCGCGTGGGTCAAGCTGCTGACGGACGGGCAGGGCACCTACTGCACCACGCAGCAGGAAGACAACGCCACCTTCGAGGCGCTCACGCGCGGTGCGAAGGCGGGCATGCTCGATCTGCAACGCGTGGCCGTGCTGCGTACCGCGTCCAACTTCGATCGGCCGTATCCGGGGCAGACGCCGTATGACTCGCTGGTCAACAGCAACTCGGGCGGGTTCGTGCCGTCGCTCAACAACCTGTATCTGGCGGGCGGTCCGCTGGTCAACGAGATCGTCACGCGCTGGAGCGTGTGGAAACACGGAGTGCCCTCGCCATGA
- a CDS encoding purine-nucleoside phosphorylase, whose translation MIDSRLKTPMRSVAKLCAVGLAALTLNSCAYDGVKVIVINMFQGEAQPFIDRYDLKEKVYISGLSPDAPNMLCNYDGICQVTTGMGYANAASTISALLYRSKLDLSHTYFVIAGIAGIDPGQGTVGSAAWARYAVDYGLSHEIDAREMPAGWPYGYFGIGTKGPGEKPPMDYRTEVFQLNETLLQKAYTLSKSATLEDGPEAIAFRKNYAYAPANQPPAVIQCDVASADTWWAGRNLGQRARDWVKTMTDDKGTYCTTAQEDNATLEVLTRGARAGKVDFSRVALLRAGSDFDRPYDGQSASDGLINYAQQGGFVPATHNLVNAAKPLLDEIVQHWPQWKQGVPAN comes from the coding sequence ATGATCGATTCCCGACTCAAGACACCCATGCGATCCGTCGCCAAGCTGTGCGCCGTGGGCTTGGCAGCGTTGACCTTGAACAGTTGCGCGTATGACGGGGTGAAAGTCATCGTCATCAACATGTTCCAGGGCGAGGCCCAACCCTTTATCGACCGCTACGACCTGAAGGAGAAGGTCTACATCTCCGGCCTGTCGCCCGACGCGCCGAATATGCTGTGCAACTACGACGGCATCTGCCAGGTCACCACGGGCATGGGCTATGCGAATGCCGCATCGACGATTTCCGCGCTGCTCTATCGCAGCAAGCTGGACCTTTCGCACACCTACTTTGTGATTGCCGGCATTGCGGGCATCGACCCGGGGCAGGGGACGGTGGGCTCGGCGGCGTGGGCGCGGTATGCGGTCGATTACGGCCTCTCGCACGAGATCGATGCGCGCGAGATGCCGGCTGGCTGGCCGTACGGCTACTTCGGCATCGGCACCAAGGGCCCCGGCGAGAAGCCGCCGATGGACTACCGCACCGAGGTGTTCCAGCTCAACGAGACGCTGCTGCAGAAGGCGTACACGTTGTCGAAATCGGCGACGCTGGAAGACGGCCCCGAGGCCATCGCCTTCCGCAAAAACTACGCGTATGCACCGGCCAACCAGCCGCCCGCCGTCATCCAGTGCGACGTGGCTTCCGCCGACACATGGTGGGCCGGCCGCAACCTGGGCCAGCGGGCGCGTGACTGGGTGAAGACGATGACCGACGACAAGGGCACCTACTGCACGACAGCGCAGGAAGACAACGCCACGCTGGAAGTGCTGACGCGCGGCGCCCGTGCCGGCAAGGTCGACTTCAGCCGCGTGGCATTGCTGCGCGCCGGGTCCGACTTCGACCGTCCGTACGACGGCCAAAGCGCCTCCGATGGGCTCATCAACTATGCGCAGCAGGGCGGCTTCGTGCCGGCCACGCACAATCTCGTCAACGCGGCCAAGCCGTTGCTGGACGAGATCGTGCAGCACTGGCCCCAGTGGAAACAGGGGGTGCCGGCGAATTAA